CAGTAACGCCGCCGTCTAAACCGTCTTCTTCATCTAGCGAGCCTTCCAAGCCGGCTGCTTCATCAACCCCTAGCCATCAGGAAAGCTCATCTTCCATATCTAGCAGTGATGTGATCCCTTCATTCTCTTCAGAAAGCGATTCTTCCGCAAGCGTGGAGGTTATCACGCCAAGCCACAACAACACCCATCATCTACCTGACACAGGTGAGCGTGTTTTAGGCTGGCTAGCCATTGCAATAGGAAGTCTTTTATCAATTACTGGTATCCTTCTATTGATTAAAGATTATCAATAAGCGCGTTTCAAAAACTGCAGCATGACGATGAAATGAAGCCATCGCCTGCTGCAGTTTGCTGCTTTAAATTTTGCTTGCGTGTACGCCATGAATACGCTACGCTTACAACCGTAACCATTACGCTTTCCAACAAAGGAGCTTTTGCCCATGTTCAAACGATTATTGACCGCCTTCAGCGTCATGTTGTTGGCAATCCTTGCTGTCGCTTGCAGCACCAGCGCCAAATCTGGCAGCAACCAAAAGATTCAAGTTGTGGCTACCGTCGATTTTTACGGTGAAGTAGCTAAAGCAGTCGGCGGCGATCAGGTGAGTGTCCAATCGATCATCGACAATCCCGCCATTGATCCCCATGACTACGAACCCACCACTAAAGTCGGTAAACAAGTGGCCACCGCCAACCTCATCGTTGCCAGTGGTATCGGCTATGATGGCTGGATGGACAAGCTCGTGAAATCCGAAAGCAAGTCCAAACAATACTTACGGGTGGCCGATGACCTCATGGACAAACACGAAGGCGATAACGAACATATTTGGTATGACCCACGCACCATGCCTAAACTTGCCAATGCCTTGGCAGATAAGTTTGCCAAACAGGACCCATCCAAAAAGGCCATCTTCAAAGCCAACGCCAAGAAGTACATCGCCTCACTCGATAACCTCAATGCTTTGATTCAGAAACTCAAGCAAAACGTTCACGATCAAAAAGTCGACGTCTCCGAACCTGTCTTCGGCTACGCGCTGGACTATCTAGGCTACAAGGTTAACAACACCCACTTCGCCCAAGCTACCGAAGAAGGCACCGATTACAGTGCCAAAGACATCAACGGTGTTCAAGACGATATTAAAGAAAAGAAAATCGCCTTTTTCGTAAACAACAGCCAAGCCAGCTCGAAAATCGTCGACGGTCTCGTCAAATTAGCCAAGCAACACGATGTTCCTGTGCTCAACGTCTCCGAAACCCTGCCAAAGGGCAAAAATTATCGCACTTGGATGACCAGTCAATACCAACAGTTAGAAAAAATCCAAGCAAAGGCCGACAAAACAAACTAGTCTCTCTGTCCTACCACAAAAAACCACTTCGTCTTCAAATATCGCAACTTGCATCAACGGATACCTCTCTAAAGGAAGGTAAAAAATGCATGGCCTGCTGTTCATTTTGTGACAACTGACATCTTTTCGTAAAATTTTTGCAATGAATTCGTTTTCAAGGGCCCTATACCAATTGAAGTTTTGCTTGGCGACTCTTACAATGTAGTTGTAAACAGGAACAACTAATAGGGGAGATGTTTTAAATGTCACTGATCAAGCATACTTTTAAACGCGTTGAGCACATGATCGCAGCACCACGCGATCCCCACGAAGAAGAACAAGCCCGTCTTCAAGAAAACCTGTTCTATACGAACCTCAGTAGTCTGCAACCAAAAACGAACGCTAAGTTTTGATTGAATAGATATGAAGTGAATGACCGCCTCAACGGCATGTTGAGACGGTTTTTTAATGCCGTCCATTTGGCTTTAAGAATCAAAATGACCACCTTGAGGAGCAAATGCTCCTCAAGGTGGTCAAAAAAACTTTCAGGTTATGTTGTTGAGCCTATGACGGCTATGCCAACTGTTTTAGCTTTCCTAAATTGTTTTCATACGGTTTTTTTGGCAGTTTAAACCACCTCCCTGTTGATACAGACCTTTGTGCTGCCTTCTCATGGTTAGTGCAATCCCAACATCAACTCAACCATGAAGACTTGTATGTTCTCTTTTCGAGACATCACAATCATGACCGCCACTAAGGCCTTCAAAACGCTTTTAAACCATCCGATGGTGTTTACCCACTTCTGTACCTCAAGCCATACTAAATTAATAGCAGGCAACTCAATCCAAGGGTTGCACATAACAAGCCGCTCTCGCTCCCAAAGCGAAAACACGTGTGATGATCAAAGAGCAACTTACATTTCAATGAAGAATGCTCTCTAATCAAACCAAATACTAGCTGCAGTGACATCTGAGCCATCATCCCATGTGATAGTCCAGCCGCTAGTGTAAACAGCTCATTACTTTGCGTGACGATACTTGCGAACTCCGGCCAAGCCAAGAACCGCAATCACGACAGCACCGGCCTCAGCCAAAATTGCGCCCGCTTGGCTTTCACCAGTTGCAGGATAGGCATGTTTGCCATTCTTCTGAGCAACCCGACTCATCGGCTGACTACTTGAAGGCTGTGCGGCAACAACTGGGATAACAGCAGCACTGGAAGTCTTCGGGTTAGCCGCACTGGATGCAGACGAACTGGCAGCACTCGATGCTGCTGAACTGCCTGCGCTGGATGCAGACGAACTGGCAGCACTTGACGCTGCTGAACTGCCTGCACTTGAGGCAGACGAGCTAGCAGCACTTGATGCTGCTGAACTCCCCGCACTGGATGCACCCGATGATGAGGCACCACTAGAAGGCGTTGACGGCTTAGGACCGGGATTCAACGCTTCAACCTGTTTAGTTAATGCAGCAATAAATGAAGCCAAGGCACTTTTTTGTTGCGCATTGAAAGCTTGAACCTTACTGTTATTGTCTTTTTCCGCTTGTGCTTCTTGACTGGCGAACTGATCAGCAAGTTGCTGAACTGCGTTGTTCAAAGCGGTCTTTTGAGCTTGATAAGTTTGATCTTGACTGTTCTTGAGATTCTGAAGATTATCTTTTACGGTTTGAATTTTTTGATCAATTTCTTTGTTATTGTCTTGGCCGGTAGAAGGTGATGAGATTTGTGCCGGAACCGTTGCAATGTTTGCGCCTTTATAAATATAACCATCACCATTAGAATTCATTACCCATACATTATCAGTAGTATTATATTGTAAAGAAAAACCTGTTGTTGTATCATCGCCAAGAAGAATGTTGCGATGACCATTATTACTATCATCGTCAAAATTAAATAATCTATTAATAGATGTCGAAACTGCTTCCATCACTCCAAGCATGGTAGGATTTTGACCATTACGATTTCCCATAAAAGATGAAAAATCAATTGATGTTAAAGTTTCATCCATACTGTGACCAAAAATTTGCGAAGTTAAGTTAGGATTATGAATCATATGACCATTTTTAAGACTATTACCTCGTTGTTGCACTTTATTAAGAAAATCTTGAGTAGTTGAGATGGGAGCAAGTCCCATTGATTTACGATAATTATTAACTAGCATCATAGCATATTGGTTTAATTCATTCTTTTGAGCATCTGTTAATTGATTATTCTGAACAACATCACCTAAAGACCAAGAAGGAATTTTATTAATATCATTTCCTTCTCCATCGTCTGAATTAACATAAATATTATCCATCATACCAGCTTGACTTGGATCTTTGAATACTGGAAGATTCTGTACTAGATAATTACCATTCCAATTACTGTTATTATCTTTATGAGTAACAACGTTTGTCCAAAGGCCGTGCTTTGCAACATAATCAAAAGTACCACCGTCACTTACTGTCTCTGTGGGCTGACCAGAAGTCCGTTGAGCATTCAATGAATCAATTTGCGCATTTGCGGACTGACTGGCAGCTGCATAAGATGACGCTTGCTGTGATTGTAATGCTGCTAGGCTACTTGCTGCACTTGAGCTAGCAGCTGCCAAAGAAGCTTGATCTTGCTGTTTTTGCGCTGCAGCTTGGCTTGCTAAGCTGTTGGCATAAGAAGCTTCTGCTTCACTGGTCTTTTGCTTTTCAGCAGCTTCAGAGACAGCTGCGTCTGATTTGGCTTGATCATATTTTGCTTGTTGTGCCTGCCATTCTGCTTCGGTCATGCCTGATGAAGCTGGCATGCTGGTGTTGGCATTGGCGGCTTGACTTGCTGCTTGATAGGCCGCAGTTGCTTGTTGTTGTGCAGCTGCCGGACTGGCCTCACCGTTGGCTTTAGCGGCGTTGGCTGTTGCTACAGGTTGGGTGTTTTTAACAGCACTTGCAGGTTCAGTTTGTGCTGCCGCCGGTTGACTCACTTGTCCATCTTGGGTGAGTGTCACTGGCTGAACGACAAGGTGCGTGTCTGTTTCTGCAGCATTGACAGGTTGAAGTTGCGTCAAGGCGACACCACCTAACGCTAAGGCAAATGCGGAAACTACGACCCACTGGCTGCCGCGTTTGTACATCTTTTTTCTATCATTAACAACATGTTCTTTAACCCGGTTATATAACATGTTACTTCCTCCAATACCATTAAAATTATGTCTTTTGATTCGGGGCACAAATTTCATTATATATATTTATTAGGTATATTATGCCTAGGCAACCTGTTACTAGCCTTTCGTTGCTGGCGTGACCGATATTGTGCCAAAACGGGTATCTGCACCAAAATGGCCTTGATCCATTGGT
This genomic window from Lacticaseibacillus paracasei subsp. paracasei contains:
- a CDS encoding SEC10/PgrA surface exclusion domain-containing protein — translated: MLYNRVKEHVVNDRKKMYKRGSQWVVVSAFALALGGVALTQLQPVNAAETDTHLVVQPVTLTQDGQVSQPAAAQTEPASAVKNTQPVATANAAKANGEASPAAAQQQATAAYQAASQAANANTSMPASSGMTEAEWQAQQAKYDQAKSDAAVSEAAEKQKTSEAEASYANSLASQAAAQKQQDQASLAAASSSAASSLAALQSQQASSYAAASQSANAQIDSLNAQRTSGQPTETVSDGGTFDYVAKHGLWTNVVTHKDNNSNWNGNYLVQNLPVFKDPSQAGMMDNIYVNSDDGEGNDINKIPSWSLGDVVQNNQLTDAQKNELNQYAMMLVNNYRKSMGLAPISTTQDFLNKVQQRGNSLKNGHMIHNPNLTSQIFGHSMDETLTSIDFSSFMGNRNGQNPTMLGVMEAVSTSINRLFNFDDDSNNGHRNILLGDDTTTGFSLQYNTTDNVWVMNSNGDGYIYKGANIATVPAQISSPSTGQDNNKEIDQKIQTVKDNLQNLKNSQDQTYQAQKTALNNAVQQLADQFASQEAQAEKDNNSKVQAFNAQQKSALASFIAALTKQVEALNPGPKPSTPSSGASSSGASSAGSSAASSAASSSASSAGSSAASSAASSSASSAGSSAASSAASSSASSAANPKTSSAAVIPVVAAQPSSSQPMSRVAQKNGKHAYPATGESQAGAILAEAGAVVIAVLGLAGVRKYRHAK
- a CDS encoding metal ABC transporter solute-binding protein, whose product is MFKRLLTAFSVMLLAILAVACSTSAKSGSNQKIQVVATVDFYGEVAKAVGGDQVSVQSIIDNPAIDPHDYEPTTKVGKQVATANLIVASGIGYDGWMDKLVKSESKSKQYLRVADDLMDKHEGDNEHIWYDPRTMPKLANALADKFAKQDPSKKAIFKANAKKYIASLDNLNALIQKLKQNVHDQKVDVSEPVFGYALDYLGYKVNNTHFAQATEEGTDYSAKDINGVQDDIKEKKIAFFVNNSQASSKIVDGLVKLAKQHDVPVLNVSETLPKGKNYRTWMTSQYQQLEKIQAKADKTN